Proteins from a single region of Schistocerca gregaria isolate iqSchGreg1 chromosome 3, iqSchGreg1.2, whole genome shotgun sequence:
- the LOC126355633 gene encoding craniofacial development protein 2-like, producing the protein MTPTDAASIVRKTAIIDRELLRLLVDVAALQETRLSGEGSLREDNYTFFWKVRNSLLSCCEQPKSMSEQLTTLRLKTTSGPVTLISAYAPTKIAPPEVKDMFYDDMRKWLENVRGSDKLMLLGDFNARVGNKRNNWTDCIGPYGIGNMNENGQRLLELCTSLSPCITNTYFQNIDVHKVTWKHPRSDHWHQLDFFITRRRDLRHDLNSRTYHSADCDTDHSLVMTKSQFTPKKIHSAESVCQRVKINTKAIQDDALYKKFNEEIEMKLNPEQFITAHSAKNMWHLAK; encoded by the exons ATGACTCCTAcagatgctgcctctatagtcagaAAAACAGCCATAATTGACAGAGAACTCCTGCGTCTTCTCGTTGATGTGGCTGCATTACAGGAAACTCGCCTCTCTGGGGAAGGCAGCCTGCGTGAAGATAATTACACTTTTTTCTGGAAAG TGCGAAACAGTCTTCTCAGCTGCTGCGAACAACCAAAATCTAtgtctgaacaattaacaactttGAGATTAAAGACAACATCAGGCCCCGTCACATTAATCTCTGCATATGCTCCCACTAAGATAGCGCCACCTGAAGTCAAAGACATGTTCTATGATGACATGCGGAAATGGCTGGAGAATGTTCGTGGATCAGATAAACTCATGTTACTGGGAGACTTTAATGCCAGGGTTGGGAACAAAAGGAACAACTGGACCGACTGCATTGGCCCATACGGCATTGGAAATATGAATGAGAATGGTCAGCGACTGCTGGAACTTTGCACCTCTCTTTCTCCCTGCATCACTAACACTTACTTCCAGAACATAGACGTGCACAAAGTAACATGGAAACACCCACGTTCAGACCATTGGCATCAGCTCGACTTCTTCATAACCAGAAGAAGAGACCTACGTCATGACCTTAATTCCCGTACATATCACAGTGCTGACTGTGATACTGATCACTCTTTAGTTATGACTAAATCACAGTTCACACCAAAGAAGATTCACTCAGCTGAGAGCGTTTGTCAAAGAGTGAAGATCAACACCAAAGCCATTCAAGATGATGCGCTATACAAAAAGTTTAATGAAGAAATTGAGATGAAACTGAATCCTGAGCAATTCATAACTGCACATAGTGCCAAAAATATGTGGCATCtagctaaataa